From the Polymorphobacter megasporae genome, the window CCGATTTCAAGGCCGCATCGACATCAAGGATCATCGCCTCGTACAGCCGTTCGTACTGATCCCAGCTGTAGAATGGTTTTGCCGCCGCCCAGGTCGCCGTGGCGAGGTGCGGATGGCTTTCAACGAAGCGGCCGTTGGTAAAATCATTAAAATGATGGGCTTCGAACAGAATTTTCGGTCGTCCGAGGTCATCGAACCCGCTCTTCCCGCCGCTTTCGACAATGGCGACGGCTTTGATGGCGGCGACTTCGACCCCGTGGCGCAGCGCAGCGGCGGCATAGTCGACGTCGGACAATGGCGGCGGCACCGATGAAGGCGTCGGCACGGTGTTGGTGACATCGTCGCGCATGGTCAGCAGCGGTGCTGTCCGGCGACGTCCCGCGACTGCGGCAAGGGCGAGCCTGATTTGTTTCGCGAGAGCCGGTGAGGCCGGAGCACCAACACGGACACGGAAAACAATTTCGAGGATCGCCGCCATGGCGACCTCGACCTCGAGTTGCTTGGAAACCGGGAAGCGTTCTGGCTCGCCGGTCAGCGTGTCGTTTGTCGCCTGCGGGGTGAT encodes:
- a CDS encoding N-acetylmuramidase domain-containing protein, producing MAAILEIVFRVRVGAPASPALAKQIRLALAAVAGRRRTAPLLTMRDDVTNTVPTPSSVPPPLSDVDYAAAALRHGVEVAAIKAVAIVESGGKSGFDDLGRPKILFEAHHFNDFTNGRFVESHPHLATATWAAAKPFYSWDQYERLYEAMILDVDAALKSASWGKFQVLGQYHDGWPDVRSFVAAMYVSEVNHLKAFEAHCAGKLMAALKRKDWLGFAAYNGSDQARYGPLIGNAYRSLGGR